The segment tctctctggtctctgccACCAGGTCTTTTTTTCTTAACAGTGAAAAAGAAATGCTGTTACACAGACTGGCTGCTATTGCTTTCACAGACATGGCTACAGAATCTGCATCcaggttttgttgttgtgttataAGGCTGCTAGATACTCCTGACATGGGACTAGAGGGCAGTAGAAGATTAGTAGCTGAGGCATGTTTTTTTGGAGTATGCTCTGCAATAGATGGCATAGGTCTTGGTAAAATACTCTTGTTGTTTTCATTAAAGCTGCACGGAGTCTGGTGTGAATCACTATTGTTTGCATATGCGTCAGGTTGGGCCTCGTTAATTCCAGTAAATACAACATCGGAGAAGTTGTCATTTTTGTTAGTTTCTGTTGAAGAAATTACGTTGTTCTTTGGCCTCTGTCCGGGAGTGAGGTCTGACACCTGACCATTAGACTCCATCATTATCTTCTCTTGCCTTTTGGAATAATTAAATATCCTTGGAGTTTCCAAATCTTTCTTGTTAGATATTACAGCCTCTTCATTTGTGGAATCCAACAAACATTCAGTCTCTTTTGCAGAAGGATTGGCAAATtctaaattgtttttttcttgcagtttttcacttttgtcaAGTTTTCTCTGCTCACTCAGGAGGCGTTCAATATCAATAGACTTGACTTCATGGTTAAAGAGGCCATGATGCCCTATGAGACGGCTGTCTGTTATCACACTAGGCTCATGTGCAACAGGGACAATATTTGTAAATGCATCTAAGGAACTATGGCAACACTGGTGGACATAGCAGACATCTTTGCTGGTGTGATGGTTGTAGTAATGGTGACAAGATTTTCTTTCATCTCTTATCTGATTCCTCTCTTTGCGGGTACGCAGTCTCTTCATTCTGTGCTGGCTTTCTGATTTATTGCACTTTCCACATCTGCAGTCTGCACCCACCTTGCCTGTGGATAAAGTATCTTTAGAGGCCGGTTTTATCTTTCTGTAAAAGACTTTagaagctttattttttgctgaaGAGGTTCTCCCACACACATGGCTCATCCTGAACAATattctgttaaaaataaacattacatatatatatattatcctCTTAAAATATTTGATGTGTGTATGAAATTATCAAATTTGTTAAAGCTTTGCttaaagtttttattattattggcctaaataaaaacatactaaGGCAACTcaaaatgtaactacttttagaCAGTTTTACCAAGTTCAGTTTGTCAAATTACTAAAGTAACGTTTGTGGGAAAACAACAGGACACACTAGCACTTTGGGTACAACAGAGGCAGGAG is part of the Periophthalmus magnuspinnatus isolate fPerMag1 chromosome 16, fPerMag1.2.pri, whole genome shotgun sequence genome and harbors:
- the si:dkey-250k15.4 gene encoding uncharacterized protein si:dkey-250k15.4, yielding MSHVCGRTSSAKNKASKVFYRKIKPASKDTLSTGKVGADCRCGKCNKSESQHRMKRLRTRKERNQIRDERKSCHHYYNHHTSKDVCYVHQCCHSSLDAFTNIVPVAHEPSVITDSRLIGHHGLFNHEVKSIDIERLLSEQRKLDKSEKLQEKNNLEFANPSAKETECLLDSTNEEAVISNKKDLETPRIFNYSKRQEKIMMESNGQVSDLTPGQRPKNNVISSTETNKNDNFSDVVFTGINEAQPDAYANNSDSHQTPCSFNENNKSILPRPMPSIAEHTPKKHASATNLLLPSSPMSGVSSSLITQQQNLDADSVAMSVKAIAASLCNSISFSLLRKKDLVAETRETLVKVLCQRHGTQLGSNIWKIKQWLYSFDNDQEEGSELCCSTVFTNRKELTFSPGEFPTQPKATGLPTSSFGKTEILHFDWNSTDWSNPLDKTSKWFETPPENPVIPDNTFSCRGTPQFSMDFEFRKAVSRDMEHLFSPSFAPSCVDGPSSSHVNNFFITTQGQEFTMPQQKTKKDVTFSDITTVRHRQSPLTSVMNNYGVDPLNSVPFPQMHSSFEKHKYSCGKSLSDEIPYFHQEYSFEPYQHVNSALRPVDLAHYPPSYMLEKSPILSMSSYFPSPEHWSFPPMRLY